From the genome of Phlebotomus papatasi isolate M1 chromosome 2, Ppap_2.1, whole genome shotgun sequence:
AAACTTGCTAAATAACGATGTTTAGTCGTACATAATTCTAAAGCTTCTCTAAAATagccaaatttgtccaaatcgataaataaatgtgtaatttatttactttttatgggaaaatacgaaaaagagagagagacgGATCTTTTAGATGAGAGAAGAGCCAATAGAGAAAAGGATAGGGTGTGattgttaaaaattaaacattatgTTTAGTCTAGTTAGTCAGTATATCATAAAAAACGTTTTAAATTAAGCAGTTTAAAGGGGGTTTCCTCAATAAAAGGATCGACATAATTGCATTATGTAATAAtttcattattaaaaattaaataaaaatttcagaagccaATTTGAAGTATTTCCGAAAATATAGAGAGACTAATCTTTAAAGCACATTTTCTCATTCCTCACTTTAAGATTTTGTCGAATTGGTTGGATaggttacaaaaaaaattgaccaataaaaatgtacaaTAGGCTTATTCTTTTCGGAATTAAATGCTCTCCTAGTTGAACCTAAAtagttcttaaaaaatatttttttacaggaTGTTAAGGTTATTTGAGTCCCACCCGATGCAACTGATTAAAGTGTCTGAATGAAGATCTTTCATGAAACAATgtaaactaaataaataaatttgtaaaatgaacaatgtacaaaatggcaaaaagagTCCAGTAtaccaataaataaaagaaatagtttTAGATTTTTTCGACAAGCGAATACTCTGTGACGAGGTGCTCCAGTGAACCCCGCTCATTAGTTCatcattttatgattttttttacctaaaactttatttaaatatcttaaatatgtaaaaaaatataccaaatatTTCAAGAAGCTTCGTCGTTTCTATTTCTTAAAAAACGCAAAATAATAGTAGATAATTTTCGTCCTCCTAATTTAGGAAACCCCCTTAATTACTGTatacattaattaatttagaatacctgtacaataataaataaatttaaggcACTGTTTGAAGAGAAAAAGACTaaatttgagcagtaaaaaaccaAATTGAAGATGTATTTAgtttagaactttaaaagcaGTATCATGTATAAATTTTAgcaaaagggaaaataaaggatttttgcgatttttaattttacttgcAACCATCTGATGCTCTAATTAGACTTAAGCTAATTCTTGAGAGTATTTAACCTATATAATATTTGGAGGTGACAGATCAGGCGAAACAATCATAAGCCCAAGAAAGATTAGGATCAGGGATTTGAggttctttgcataaatttcttttacagcCAAACTTTACGGGCTAAAATGTTTTCGAGGATTAAGCTTTCAGTCTATTTAGGTCTTTATGtgttatttatataaattagacccatttttgtaaagattaagaatttttttaatcacaatttAATAGGTACGTTTACTAACTCACTTTTAATTGTTggatattataaaattaaattaaatttagtataaAATCTGTTTTAATCAAagagattatattttatttctataatAACATCATTGAACTTCTATTAAATCAGTCAAGCAGATAACATTTCTTTCTAACACATatactttatttttatatttatttatttaaattggtttttgaaaaacttatatcacaatttaattttgcaagattattaaaaattaatttttccaatcactgatttttctataattattttatttcttacaaTTTAATTACCAATTAAAATCTCATTTTACCAATAGGAAATGCTATTAGTAATTAGCcatttatcataaattttacTGTAGGCTTTCCCAATATCTGTAGAAATTTTATCGATGTAGAAATAAGTGAATAGACTTTTTGGGTGGGAAAttgtttcaaaatgaaatttaagtaaaatttcagTTCCACATATGATTGGATATTGTGGTATCGCTCGGGATTTTTTTAGTGAGACTTGCGAGCTTGCGACACCCTCTTGGGATGGAATTTTGGTAGTTATTGAATGAGTTGTCTATTTTTACCTTCCTAATCTCTTCTGCAGATGCAGCAGCGAGTGCAGCAACTCGTCAGAATGCGACACGGAAAATTGGTGAGTTACAAAACTCATATTACACATCCTAAGGCCCATAAATTATTCTCCGGGGTATTTTTGGATATGTGCAGGAGTAGCGATTCTGAAGTGGAGATTCCACCTCACTGCCACATTACGCTCAAATGCACCCGCGAGATTGCCGGATTCAATGCCCTGGGCGAAGCTGTTCGACGTCTTGACTTCCGGAGCGCCGTGAAGGATCGCAAGAGATTCCAATACATCTGTGCACTGCTGAGGATGCTTGTGGCTCACAAGGGTATTGCCAGTTTGCCTGGAGGTGCTCAGAGACTTTTGCTGCAGATGGTGGAGGAAGTCGCGTGTCACGGTAAGTGGGGAAATTAcattatttgaatttctttgtttttataaaatttgacaATCTCTTTGAGAAAAAGCCAACAAAAACAAAAGACTGATAACTCAAGATTATCTGTAATTAATTTGGGTTTTTGACTTTATTGGAAAAATGAATCATTTCGAAGTAatttagataaattttattgaggGTTATTATATTTGTTTGGAAAAATTACTCCATAAACCTAGTGCAATTCCCCTAAAACTCTTCTGTTCAAGTAATCTTCCAAAAGTTGCCGCTAGATGGCTAAAAATTTCAtagtaatttggaatcaaatgCAAAAGTTCTAGGGCgtgaaatattgtttttagtGAGCGATAGTCAGCAAAATCTCAATATTCTGAGAGCACTGGTGTTGCAATTGCAAGAGATTATCTACCAGGAGAATCAGAAGTGCTGGGGTAAGCCCCTGGGAAGTCAGAGTCTGTGGAAAGGTCACTTGGAGACGATTCAGCGTATTCAGCATATCACGAATGAGATTCGCATCAGTGGTCCTGGTCCAGAGATTCGTCCAAAACTTCATGATCTGCCCGAAGAGTGTGTGCGTGAGATTATTTTGCGCCTGGCCGACTATCGGGATCTTGAGGCCTCGTCGACGGCCTGGTCTCTCATGTCGGCCCTCGTGGCTGAACAGAGAGTCTGGCGTGAGTTGACATACTTCCACTTTACACCAGAACAGATTCAGGTGCTGCTGGAGAAGGAGAAGCACATTCATGAGGATGGATCAAAGGACTGGAAGAAGATCTATCATGCTCTTAGGAAGTAAGTGcaattcctttttttaattacagGGCCTTTAAAAATGATAAGTCGCATACTATGTGTTCTTGGTCATGCCGAGTGAACTCcactcaaaaataattttaggctaCGCCCACTTCGATTTAGTTAGACTTTTGACCCATCGAACTTTACAGAGAGAtcagtatataatccctcgatttcttcaccccccaaaatttccacattGAACCCCCCCgaggactatttttctcaacatatcttcgcgtttcagacgatttcagAGAAATGATGTTACATTGTTTGTCCGTCTGCTCGACCGGTcgtctgtctgtccgtctgCCCGGAAGTTATTACGGGTAAACGATTAAAGACCCTTCCTATCCAAAATCATATTGTTTGAGATTCCTCGAAAtttagaatatgttttagagattggTCAAACGGACAATTCATCCATATACGAGATTTTTTtgtattcctaataacggttttttcaagatcaaaggctGAAAAGGCTCTAGATTGCATATTTCTTAACCAAATtgggtcatatttgggctcgttggaaaggtcttagaattttcGACAATTCTGAATTGCtgctaatcggttatgaaccggtaataaaccggtttattaaccgataagtaatttttgtccaaaaaacaattcttttactcttaaaactattttcggggatcttttgagtgattcatgaatcggttagaaaccggtaaacagtaaatgatcctaaagtacttttgaggtatagtatctaagtcacgaataCAAGAATTTCCCAAAGCCTGGGATATTTACTTGATTGGCCCCGTTGATTGCCCTgcaatataattgaaaattataaatttcgacataaacattttgcataaaaagctatataaatatgcaaaatatggtTTTGTTCGGAATTCTATCAATTTGTGTTCGGTAAATTCCTTTTTCTGCCCATAACTGCAAGTTACAGTCAACGCAACGCAaagcaaaaaagaaattttaaccaACGTAAAGTGAAGATAATTTCCAAAGGTGATTAGTACCGTAAAATCATACAAATTTGTGcaactttttcatgttttttttgaatattttccaaattaattgagatatttgaatgagatttttacTCAACATAACTACACATCTTTAGAATATGTCCCCATGGTAGAAAAAAATCCAGGTGTCTTTGGACAAGGAGGAAAATTTCTTGTATGTGGCAAAAAGTGTAAACGAAAGTTGTGCAACTGTGTGCCACCCTCTTTTTAGCGGGAAAATTGGTCTTGAACTTGTCCAATCTTACAATTTTTGCTTCAAATCATCACTCTATAAGTATCCACGATTAACCAGTACATATAAgaagttttattttcattttccttttaatttaattcaatttttttattgtttataaattattttttataagtcgACTCATGTAACATCGAGAGGCTAGTGTGACCCACCGTTAGAAAGGTCTCAGCCTTAGCtacaacggctacaacataccaaATTTTCGTCGAAATTAGAAACGtagatttcgaaatattcgatttCGATATTACGAAAATCAATGTTTCGATTATAGCGCCCCTGTCGGTGGTCGTTCGAAGTTGTAATGCTCCCAAGACTTGTATATTTTCATAAGACCTGTAATTTACACGATCAACGATCAAATTCTGACAACTAGAATGgctcaaaataaataaagtctttAAATATTATAAGAAGTCGCACAGTTTATTGATTTATGACCAATATTTCAGGTCAGGGGGGTTGGAAGGGGTCAAATTTTTCTTGTCTGAAAGATTTGAGTCCCATATATTACTAAACACTGATATTTGAACAATATTGATTATATAGGGGTCAAATTatcgaaaaaaaactattggCACAAAGTTGTACTGCGTTTTCCCCATTTTGAGATTAACACGTTACTACAAGAAGAGGGAACAACCTATGAAATCGCCGATTCAGATATTTTATCCTCAATAGTCACGGAATGCGACTAGACCCAcgaaataaattagaaattttttgaaatgtgtGTTCTAGAGGAGACTTTTCTGCAGATTTGGGAAAATAAAGAAACAACACAGGTAACGATGGAATTTTTACCAACCTTTGGTAACAAGCATATAAAAGGGAATACCTATGATCACTTTG
Proteins encoded in this window:
- the LOC129803155 gene encoding F-box only protein 32, which translates into the protein MPFYSKDWRDPGEAWVKTNEGWEKLKVLECGKRKRCSSECSNSSECDTENWSSDSEVEIPPHCHITLKCTREIAGFNALGEAVRRLDFRSAVKDRKRFQYICALLRMLVAHKGIASLPGGAQRLLLQMVEEVACHVSDSQQNLNILRALVLQLQEIIYQENQKCWGKPLGSQSLWKGHLETIQRIQHITNEIRISGPGPEIRPKLHDLPEECVREIILRLADYRDLEASSTAWSLMSALVAEQRVWRELTYFHFTPEQIQVLLEKEKHIHEDGSKDWKKIYHALRKTYGLREDLQYAEILSLCRFCRCLFWPSAGHPCIADQSPDFRARLKEAGCLIESQPVPPAQFLKYFSL